In one Bactrocera tryoni isolate S06 chromosome 5, CSIRO_BtryS06_freeze2, whole genome shotgun sequence genomic region, the following are encoded:
- the LOC120776847 gene encoding TBC1 domain family member 9, producing MWIHPKEILIPPAFWVDEMRSKYFVLQKRRGHGESRSFTSLLVNTLDSVWDTKPPPYRILHQTPKSEVYYEIAIGLTQEEIVKDWEWLAENLFKVLNEMESEEEITNFTICKIQSLNAQNNQDESDESANFKVSASKFQTLFEMPKEERLVNTYACTYVKNKIPNQGNLYISLNHICFYSYMLGSETKRVIRFAELEDIKRHGQIIYLKTVNNMHYNFTLLKDVKEAYGLIEQLNKMAIQQLIQDPDSPIVDHDASVFQRFGRKASNKPGLLRDLTARQKSEEYRNYFRLPQTEIIDGQIKANIWTPYAKRYVGGNIYLSRNFFCFRSDVIDLVSLVIPMRNIKSVEQKNDGPHRYDNQIVLLTAENVHFVFAQIVDREVLVEKISELLSQFHVPISRERAKYDISWSKQSALMNSFKTNLSAEMLKIQEQKLSRWESHFRDFGRGISMFRTTDVINLIVEGIPDKLRQEIWLLFSGAIHEKDMNPGLYEDLVEKAACIKHSSTHDEIDRDLHRSLPEHAAFQHADGIGALRRVLQAYALRNPQVGYCQAMNIVSSVFLLFCDEDNAFWLLASLCENLLPDYYKDKVVGAQIDQSVLNELVETYLPELHSHLDQLGIIRMISLSWLLTIFISVISYESALHIIDCFFYDGAKIIFVIALQILEWNCEKLLKCNDDGEAMEVLSRYLDGIYNPEYRLPPQNDKQKPETQPIQTLIHEAYTNFGAKISQQKIEELRNKHRRLTIRQFDIDNENTIVKFHADNMYFDREELHLLLTIIREEKSTPRKVLQQKAHSALGGESPILLPTTTATGRSAGYAENNCSRSESYSVDFDTFRALFHELTPWRNCVSIDLAEKLFRLTDKKSTGSIEFSQIINALGLVCSHKYTEKLKLLYILHLPPLLSKAEIEQVRRPKSKAKEDTEEAIEAEDFFGDDPSESIEALPSPTDNNFDEDDYALITATKHLHSLAGLSQPSSSTAGAINGERSSTFYVDLPRQHATPMDVARSQNGASGSTSDLIDNALQHQGRFESTDTFSDISDLGAVKVTPPQLNVETISNFSQISDLIMATRVERTDSTTDTKSLGSLRYLLDQPDDGNAPNKNIPNMKKANFQFLWRSLMEIIGQQDEDMRKAYENLLELGNNNMKKEISLDSFTQLNLGNGDEPDSNGNPTTPSVESNATTRLFQAYEEELKQNSSTGGTGSSSNSSTDVDSWEISINQFIATVLAVTSIVQCFYMKTPIKENIERMQKNRRKCVITNY from the exons ATGTGGATACACCCAAAGGAAATACTTATACCACCCGCATTTTG GGTTGACGAAATGCGTTCGAAATATTTTGTGCTACAAAAACGGCGTGGACATGGAGAATCACGTAGCTTCACCTCGCTTCTTGTCAATACATTGGACAGCGTGTGGGATACAAAGCCACCACCATATCGCATTCTTCATCAAACTCCCAAATCTGAAGTATATTAtg AAATCGCCATTGGCCTAACACAAGAAGAAATCGTTAAGGATTGGGAATGGCTTGCTGAAAACCTCTTCAAGGTTCTCAATGAAATGGAGAGCGAAGAAGAGATCACCAATTTTACCATATGTAAAATACAATCGCTTAATGCGCAAAATAATCAAGATGAATCGGATGAATCGGCCAATTTCAAAGTATCCGCATCGAAATTTCAAACACTTTTCGAAATGCCAAAAGAAGAACGTTTGGTCAATACATATGCCTGCAC CTATGTTAAGAATAAAATACCGAATCAAGGCAACCTATACATTTCATTAAATCACATCTGTTTCTATTCATACATGCTGGGGAGCGAAACAAAGCGCGTCATTCGTTTTGCTGAATTAGAAGACATTAAAAGACACGGGCAAatcatatatttgaaaacagTTAATAATATGcattataattttacattattaaAGGATGTTAAGGAGGCATATGGTCTGATCGAGCAACTAAATAAAATGGCAATACAACAGTTGATACAA GACCCCGACAGCCCCATAGTCGATCATGATGCGTCGGTATTCCAGCGTTTCGGACGCAAAGCATCAAATAAACCAGGCCTCTTGCGTGATTTGACGGCACGTCAAAAATCTGAAGAGTACCGCAATTACTTTCGTCTGCCACAGACCGAAATTATTGATGGCCAAATAAAAG ccaACATTTGGACACCATATGCTAAGCGTTATGTTGGTGGCAATATTTACTTGTCACGCAATTTCTTTTGTTTCCGCAGTGACGTGATTGATCTTGTTAGCCTGGTCATTCCAATGCGTAATATTAag AGTGTGGAGCAGAAAAATGATGGCCCACATCGCTATGATAATCAAATTGTACTGCTTACAGCCGAGAATGTGCACTTTGTATTCGCACAAATTGTCGATCGTGAAGTGTTGGTCGAAAAAATTAGCGAACTACTATCGCAATTTCATGT GCCTATTAGTCGCGAGCGCGCCAAGTATGACATATCCTGGAGCAAACAGTCGGCGCTAATGAACTCCTTCAAGACTAATTTGAGTGCGGAAATGTTGAAGATACAAGAGCAGAAG CTCTCACGCTGGGAGTCACATTTCCGCGATTTTGGTCGTGGTATTTCCATGTTTCGGACTACGGACGTAATCAATTTGATTGTCGAGGGCATTCCAGATAAATTACGCCAAGAAATATGGCTGCTATTTTCCGGTGCAATACACGAGAAGGATATGAATCCGGGGCTCTATGAAGACTTGGTTGAAAAG GCTGCTTGCATTAAGCACTCATCCACACACGATGAAATCGATCGTGATCTCCATCGTTCGCTGCCAGAGCATGCGGCATTCCAACATGCCGACGGTATTGGCGCACTGCGTCGTGTATTACAGGCATATGCTTTACGCAATCCACAAGTTGGCTATTGCCAAGCTATGAATATTGTCTCATCGGTATTTCTGCTATTTTGTGATGAGGATAATGCTTTTTGGTTGCTCGCAAGTCTTTGTGAAAACTTACTACCCGACTACTACAAAGATAAAGTAGTAGGCGCACAGATTGATCAGAGTGTTTTGAATGAACTCGTCGAGACATACCTACCCGAATTGCACAGTCATTTGGATCAGTTGGGTATTATACGCATGATCTCGCTGTCTTGGCTCTTGACGATTTTCATAAGTGTCATATCGTATGAGAGCGCATTGCATATAATCGACTGCTTCTTCTACGATGGCGCCAAAATTATATTTGTg ATTGCGCTACAAATTTTAGAATGGAATTGTGAGAAACTACTTAAATGCAACGATGACGGTGAAGCTATGGAAGTGCTCTCCAGATATTTGGACGGTATCTACAATCCCGAATATCGCCTACCGCCACAAAATGACAAACAAAAGCCTGAAACACAACCCATACAGACGCTCATCCATGAGGCGTATACGAATTTCGGTGCTAAAATCTCGCAACAGAAAATCGAAGAATTGCGCAATAAACATCGACGTCTGACAATACGACAATTCGATATTGATAACGAAAATACAATTGTGAAATTTCACGCTGATAATATGTATTTCGATCGAGAAGAATTACACCTACTGCTTACGATTATACGAGAGGAAAAGTCAACGCCACGTAAAGTGTTGCAACAGAAGGCGCACTCAGCGCTGGGTGGTGAGTCGCCAATACTGTTgcccacaacaacagcaacaggtCGCAGCGCTGGCTATGCGGAAAATAATTGCAGCCGCTCTGAGTCGTACAGCGTCGATTTCGATACATTCCGTGCTCTATTCCATGAGTTGACGCCTTGGCGCAATTGCGTTAGCATTGATTTGGCGGAGAAATTATTTAgg CTGACTGATAAGAAAAGTACCGGTTCAATTGAATTCTCGCAAATCATAAATGCATTGGGTTTGGTATGCTCACACAAATACACCGAAAAACTAAAACTTCTTTACATTCTGCATTTGCCGCCATTGCTTTCCAAAGCGGAAATTGAGCAGGTTAGACGTCCAAAATCGAAAGCTAAAGAAGATACTGAAGAAGCTATTGAAGCTGAGGACTTCTTCGG CGATGATCCATCCGAGTCAATTGAAGCACTCCCCTCACCTACTGATAATAATTTCGATGAAGACGATTATGCGCTTATCACAGCCACCAAACATTTACATAGCTTAGCCGGCCTCTCGCAGCCGTCATCATCCACAGCGGGCGCCATTAACGGCGAACGCTCATCAACATTCTATGTCGATTTGCCACGTCAACATGCCACACCCATGGATGTGGCACGTTCACAAAATGGCGCAAGCGGCAGCACATCGGATCTGATTGACAATGCATTGCAACATCAAGGGCGTTTCGAATCCACCGATACTTTTTCGGATATATCCGATTTGGGTGCCGTAAAGGTTACGCCGCCACAATTGAATGTGGAAACAATTTCGAATTTCTCACAAATTAGCGATTTAATAATGGCAACCCGAGTGGAACGTACCGACTCAACAACGGACACCAAAAGTTTGGGTAGTCTGCGATATTTGCTGGATCAACCAGATGATGGCAATGCGCCGAATAAGAATATACCGAATATGAAGAAGGCGAATTTCCAATTCTTATGGCGCTCACTGATGGAGATAATAGGGCAACAAGACGAGGATATGCGGAAGGCAT ACGAAAACCTTTTAGAACTGGGCAATAACAATATGAAGAAAGAGATCAGTCTGGACAGCTTTACTCAATTGAATTTGGGTAACGGCGATGAG CCTGATAGTAACGGTAATCCGACGACACCCTCTGTCGAGTCGAATGCGACGACGAGACTCTTCCAAGCTTATGAAGAGGAGTTGAAACAAAATTCCAGCACTGGTGGCACAGGCAGTAGCAGCAATAGCTCAACCGATGTCGATAGCTGGGAGATATCTATAAATCAGTTTATAGCAACAGTTTTGGCAGTCACTTCGATCGTGCAATGTTTCTACATGAAAACACCGATTAAGGAGAATATAGAGCGCATGCAAAAGAATCGTCGTAAATGTGTTATCACAAATTACTAa
- the LOC120777407 gene encoding uncharacterized protein LOC120777407, translating to MTAKPPKRANKGVKRRNERNILTFYEKIAVIHYYDETSVSRNRLAKLFHCCATQIRRILEHKNELLQQLATLSETDATNFIEEMTRKRRKFEMSAISFILHQWVERCRELRLRKTITNQTLKDTALKMAAILNLPSFRPSYRWLDRFRSKYRYTAEDLGTAGAHAVDGELAVEDIIIEYKDALPNFMQTEISEITSLDKAMHAEVEKTKTLLQNASNENSVDFVVSDEEDEVEEVPDDAGQVDDDIALVVSDSKDSSGCSSNTQASTPNMNQPNELNAEQIKMNAGTTAVLGSIFPHLAVIHQFALLNADVKALELISQLGVHMQKQAVDGAYKQLTLASTNEECIADNMQSDVGGFYAADLDDIVLIE from the exons ATGACCGCTAAACCGCCAAAACGTGCCAATAAAGGG GTCAAACGACGTAACGAGCGAAACATATTGACATTCTATGAGAAAATCGCCGTCATACACTACTACGATGAGACGAGTGTTTCACGAAATCGCCTAGCTAAACTATTCCACTGTTGTGCCACACAAATTCGACGCATACTCGAACACAAAAATGAACTGCTGCAACAATTGGCCACGCTCAGCGAAACGGATGCAACGAATTTCATCGAAGAGATGACACGCAAACGTCGCAAATTCGAAATGAGCGCCATTAGTTTCATACTACATCAATGGGTGGAGCGCTGTCGTGAATTGCGTTTGCGTAAAACCATAACAAATCAGACGCTCAAGGATACGGCGCTCAAAATGGCCGCCATACTGAATTTGCCCAGCTTTCGGCCTTCGTATCGTTGGCTAGATCGTTTCCGCAGCAAATACAGATACACAGCCGAAGATCTGGGCACAGCGGGTGCGCATGCCGTTGATGGTGAACTGGCGGTGGAGGACATTATTATTGAGTATAAAGATGCTTTACCGAATTTCATGCAAACCGAAATTTCAGAAATAACCTCACTCGACAAGGCAATGCATGCGGAAGTGGAAAAGACAAAGACGCTGCTGCAAAATGCAAGCAATGAGAATAGCGTGGATTTTGTGGTTAGCGATGAGGAGGATGAGGTAGAAGAGGTGCCTGATGATGCCGGTCAAGTAGACGATGACATAGCTTTGGTGGTGAGCGATTCGAAAGACTCCAGTGGTTGCTCTTCGAACACCCAAGCGAGTACACCAAACATGAACCAGCCGAATGAACTTAATGCTGAGCAAATCAAAATGAATGCCGGCACAACAGCTGTACTGggcagtatattcccgcatcTGGCTGTTATACATCAGTTTGCGCTACTCAATGCCGATGTCAAGGCGCTGGAGTTGATCTCACAACTGGGTGTGCACATGCAGAAGCAAGCGGTCGACGGCGCATACAAACAACTGACGCTGGCGTCAACAAACGAGGAGTGTATCGCAGACAATATGCAATCGGATGTAGGCGGTTTTTATGCCGCCGATCTTGATGATATCGTGCTCATTGAATGA
- the LOC120777703 gene encoding polycomb group protein Pc — MGSSDDRVYAAERIIQKRVRKGVLEYRVKWKGWNQRYNTWEPEVNILDRRLIEIYEQSNRSSNTPSKRGGKRKEKTHDPEPESEEDEYTFTGDDVDINQASTSSAALSNNNHHHHHHHHDKEKDKDKKREHSHHHHHRSHSPHTDGQRDTNSGNKRHTYTSTSASVSAAVVAAAVASNSALNFIPEADSNSSSSEDQPLSRKEVTSMGTKRKAEVLKESGKIGVTIKTSPDGPPPPKQHCGSTSLDAATSISTPLKSETEPLSPETPASRPEQATPAEKNAALHQHYNATAASNADDDDSSSQADSQTDNNHTASHNKGTGDDGSASPKRNGHVTEQQQRQSALAPLSPKALPPRFWLPNKCNISDKVVITDVTVNLETVTIRECKTERGFFRERELKSSGMKTESDSAA; from the exons ATGGGAAGTTCGGATGACCGCGTTTACGCGGCGGAGCGGATAATACAAAAACGCGTTAGAAAG GGTGTTTTGGAATACCGCGTAAAATGGAAAGGTTGGAATCAGCGATATAATACTTGGGAACCAGAGGTTAATATACTTGATCGTCGGCTTATTGAAATATACGAACAAAGTAACCGTTCGTCTAATACACCATCAAAACGAGGAGGAAAGCGTAAGGAAAAAACGCATGATCCTGAACCAGAATCCGAGGAGGATGAGTATACCTTCACTGGCGATGATGTAGATATAAATCAAGCATCTACTTCATCCGCTGCATTATCCAATAacaatcatcatcatcaccaccaccaccatgATAAAGAAAAGGATAAAGATAAGAAACGTGAGCACTCCCATCACCATCATCATCGCTCGCATTCGCCACATACAGATGGGCAGCGTGATACTAACAGTGGTAATAAGCGCCACACTTATACCTCGACGTCAGCATCAGTGTcggctgctgttgttgcagcaGCTGTTGCTTCTAATTCCGCTTTAAATTTCATTCCCGAGGCTGATTCTAATTCATCCAGTTCTGAAGATCAACCCTTAAGTCGTAAGGAGGTCACTTCTATGGGTACTAAACGTAAAGCTGAGGTACTAAAGGAATCCGGTAAAATAGGTGTCACTATAAAAACCTCACCGGATGGACCACCGCCACCTAAACAACATTGCGGTAGTACCAGTTTAGACGCAGCTACATCAATATCAACGCCGCTTAAGTCTGAAACTGAACCGTTATCACCAGAAACACCAGCATCACGACCAGAACAAGCAACACCCGCAGAAAAGAACGCAGCTTTGCATCAGCATTATAATGCCACAGCAGCTTCGAATGCAGACGATGATGATTCATCATCACAAGCAGATAGTCAAACGGATAACAATCATACGGCATCACATAACAAGGGAACGGGCGATGATGGCTCTGCCTCACCCAAGCGTAACGGACATGTTACtgaacaacaacagcgacaaaGTGCTTTGGCGCCCCTTTCGCCGAAGGCATTGCCACCACGTTTCTGGTTGCCAAATAAATGTAATATCTCCGATAAAGTGGTGATCACAGATGTTACCGTAAATTTAGAGACTGTCACCATAAGAGAATGCAAAACAGAACGTGGTTTCTTTAGAGAACGTGAACTAAAGTCTAGTGGCATGAAAACAGAATCGGATTCTGCTGCATAA